In a single window of the Renibacterium salmoninarum ATCC 33209 genome:
- a CDS encoding WhiB family transcriptional regulator gives MDWRSRAACLDKDPELFFPVGNTGPALLQIEEAKSVCRRCQVVDTCLQWAIESGQDAGVWGGMGEGERRALKRRAARARRAS, from the coding sequence ATGGATTGGCGTAGCCGCGCTGCCTGCCTGGACAAGGATCCGGAACTATTCTTCCCCGTGGGAAATACCGGTCCGGCCCTCCTCCAAATCGAGGAAGCTAAAAGTGTCTGTCGACGTTGCCAAGTAGTCGACACTTGCCTTCAATGGGCGATCGAAAGTGGCCAAGATGCCGGCGTCTGGGGCGGCATGGGCGAAGGCGAACGTCGCGCACTCAAGCGTCGGGCTGCTCGGGCACGTCGCGCAAGCTAG